In Melospiza melodia melodia isolate bMelMel2 chromosome 11, bMelMel2.pri, whole genome shotgun sequence, the following proteins share a genomic window:
- the NRDC gene encoding nardilysin, protein MRMRILAAALARSGRAAAAGGPRGRAVAGGWRRGRAVVRPLWSGGTAAMPGRNKATCGYGSPELAVGQQAAEGGRDAGGRSPHGDEEEERGGAGPEHNLGDPDIVKSPSDPKQYRYIKLQNGLCALLISDLNYLDGAPTSSEEEEEDNDDDYDDSEEGSDEYDDSGAEIEDGREDDDECDEEDESEDSDGDNEDFDDSEDSELEELAEKEETRKRGCSEKQSAAALCVAVGSFSDPEDLPGLAHFLEHMVFMGSLKYPDENGFDAFLKKHGGGDNASTDCERTVFQFDVQRKYFKEALDRWAQFFIHPLMIRDAIDREVEAVDSEYQLARPSDANRKEMLFGSLARPGHPMKKFFWGNADTLKHEPKLNNIDTYTRLREFWQRHYSAHYMTLVVQSKETLDTLEKWVTEIFSEIPNNGLPKPSFGHLTQPFDTPEFHKLYRVVPIRKVHSLTITWALPPQEQYYRVKPLHYISWLVGHEGKGSVLSFLRKKFWALALYGGNGETGFEQNSTYSIFSISVTLTDEGYKHFYEVAHVVFQYVKMLQKRGPDQRIWEEIQKIEANEFHYQEQTDPVDYVENLCENMQLFQKEDFLTGDQLLFEYKPEIIADALNQLNPQRANLVLLSAANEGQCHLKEKWFGTQYSMEDIDSYWSDLWDSDFELNPDLHLPEENKYIATDFALKVSDCPETEYPVKTLSTQQGCLWYRKDDKFKIPKGYVRFHLISPLIQQSAENIVLFDTFVNILSHNLGEPAYEADVAQLEYKLVAGEYGLIIRVKGFNHKLPLLFQLIIDYLSDFSFTPAVFEMITEQLKKTYYNILIKPETLAKDVRLLILEHGRWSMIDKYQTLMKGLSIDALSAFVTAFKSQLFVEGLVQGNFTSREAKDFLNYVVQKLHFAPLAHPCPVQFRVVDLPNTHLLCKVKTLNKGDANSEVTVYYQSGARNLREYTLMELLVMHMEEPCFDFLRTKQTLGYHVYPTCRNTSGILGFSVTVATQATKYNSELVDRKIEEFLSCFEEKIKDLTEEAFNTQVTALIKLKECEDSHLGEEVDRNWNEVVTQQYLFDRLAREIEALKSITQADLVNWFQDHRSNQRKVLSVHVIGYGKHEGDSEVTAVSGQNSSSGEIPHLVLLPPSSLMRDFTSIKDIKAYTSTLNVLPYHKILK, encoded by the exons GTATATCAAACTGCAGAATGGCTTATGTGCACTTTTGATTTCGGATTTGAATTACTTGGATGGTGCCCCAACATCttcagaagaggaggaggaggataatgATGATGATTATGATGATTCTGAAGAGGGCAGTGATGAATATGATGACTCTGGAGCTGAGATTGAAGATGGCAGAGAAGATGATGATGAGTGTGATGAGGAGGATGAGAGTGAGGACAGTGATGGAGATAATGAGGATTTCGATGATTCTGAGGACAGTGAATTAGAAGAGCTGGCTGAAAAGGAAGAGACAAGAAAGAGAGGTTGTTCAGAAAAGCAG TCTGCAGCAgccctctgtgttgctgttggcAGCTTCTCTGATCCTGAAGATCTGCCTGGATTAGCACACTTCCTGGAACATA TGGTTTTTATGGGCAGTTTGAAGTACCCGGATGAGAACGGCTTCGATGCGTTCCTGAAGAAGCACGGCGGTGGTGACAACGCCTCCACGGACTGTGAGAGGACAGTGTTCCAGTTTGATGTGCAGAGGAAGTACTTCAAAGAGGCCCTGGATAG GTGGGCACAATTCTTTATTCACCCATTAATGATCAGAGATGCCATAGATCGAGAAGTGGAGGCTGTAGACAGTG AGTATCAGCTTGCAAGGCCCTCTGATGCAAACAGAAAAGAAATGTTATTTGGGAGTCTTGCCAGGCCTGGACATCCTATGAAGAAATTCTTTTGGG GTAATGCAGACACCCTCAAGCACGAGCCCAAACTGAACAACATCGACACCTACACCAGGCTGAGGGAATTCTGGCAGCGCCATTACTCTGCTCACTACATGACCCTGGTTGTCCAGTCTAAAG AAACACTGGATACATTGGAAAAGTGGGTGACAGAAATCTTCTCTGAGATCCCAAATAA TGGTTTACCCAAGCCCAGCTTTGGCCATCTGACTCAGCCTTTTGACACACCAGAGTTTCACAAGCTTTACAGAG TTGTTCCAATCAGGAAAGTTCATTCATTGACCATCACTTGGGCACTTCCCCCACAAGAACAGTATTACAG GGTGAAGCCTCTTCATTATATTTCCTGGCTGGTGGGACATGAAGGCAAAGGCAGTGTTCTTTCTTTCCTTAGGAAAAA GTTTTGGGCCCTTGCATTGTATGGAGGAAATGGAGAGACAGGGTTTGAACAGAACTCCACTTACTCCATCTTCAGCATTTCTGTGACTTTGACTGATGAAGGTTACAAGCACTTCTATGAG GTGGCCCACGTTGTGTTCCAGTATGTGAAGATGCTGCAGAAAAGGGGGCCAGATCAAAG AATATGGGAAGAAATACAAAAGATTGAAGCTAATGAATTTCACTACCAGGAACAG ACAGATCCAGTTGACTATGTGGAAAACCTTTGTGAGAACATGCAGTTGTTTCAGAAGGAAGATTTTCTGACAGGAGACCAACTCTTGTTTGAATACAAGCCAGAG ATCATTGCTGATGCCCTGAACCAGCTGAACCCTCAGAGAGCCAACCTGGTTTTGCTGTCTGCTGCCAATGAAGGCCAGTGTCACCTCAAAGAGAAGTGGTTTGGGACTCAGTACAGCATGGAAG ATATTGACAGCTATTGGAGTGATTTATGGGACAGTGACTTTGAGTTAAATCCAGATTTACACCTTCCAGAGGAGAACAAATACATAG CCACTGACTTTGCTTTGAAAGTTTCTGACTGCCCTGAGACAGAATATCCAGTCAAAACACTCAGCACACAGCAAGGCTGTCTCTGGTACAGGAAGGATGATAAATTCAAAATCCCAAAAG GTTATGTTCGATTCCATCTGATCTCTCCATTGATACAGCAGTCTGCAGAGAA CATAGTCTTGTTTGATACATTTGTGAACATCCTTTCCCACAACCTGGGGGAACCAGCTTATGAAGCAGATGTGGCTCAGCTGGAGTACAAGCTGGTGGCTGGAGAGTATGGCCTGATCATCAGAGTGAAAGGATTCAATCACAAACTACCT CTTCTATTTCAGCTCATCATCGATTACTTGTCTGACTTCAGCTTTACTCCAGCAGTTTTTGAAATGATAACAGAGCAGCTGAAGAAGACATACTACAACATCCTCATTAAACCTGAGACTCTGGCCAA GGACGTGCGGCTGCTGATCCTGGAGCACGGCCGCTGGTCCATGATCGACAAGTACCAGACGCTGATGAAGGGGCTCTCCATCGACGCCCTCTCCGCCTTCGTCACCGCCTTCAAATCACAGCTCTTCGTGGAGGGGCTCGTGCAAGGCAACTTCACCAGCAGG GAAGCAAAGGATTTCCTGAATTATGTTGTTCA AAAGCTCCACTTTGCCCCCCTGGCCCATCCCTGCCCCGTGCAGTTCCGGGTGGTGGATCTGCCCAACACCCACCTGCTGTGTAAGGTGAAAACTCTCAACAAGGGCGATGCCAACTCCGAGGTGACAGTCTATTACCAG TCAGGTGCCAGGAACCTGAGGGAATACACCCTGATGGAGCTGCTTGTG ATGCACATGGAGGAGCCTTGCTTTGACTTCCTGAGGACCAAGCAGACCCTTGG ctACCACGTGTACCCCACCTGCAGGAACACTTCTGGGATTCTTGGCTTCTCAGTCACAGTGGCAACCCAGGCAACCAAATACAA TTCTGAATTGGTTGACAGGAAAATAGAGGAGTTTCTTTCTTGCTTTGAAGAGAAAATCAAGGATTTAACTGAAGAGGCATTTAACACCCAG GTAACAGCTTTGATAAAACTGAAGGAATGTGAAGACTCCCACCTTGGGGAAGAAGTGGACAGGAACTGGAATGAAGTGGTGACCCAGCAGTACCTGTTTGACAGGCTGGCACGGGAG atTGAAGCTCTCAAGTCTATTACACAAGCAGACCTGGTCAACTGGTTCCAAGACCACAGAAGCAACCAGAGGAAAGTGCTCAGTGTACAT GTGATTGGATATGGAAAGCACGAAGGGGACTCAGAGGTGACAGCTGTCTCAGGACAGAACTCTTCATCTGGTGAAATACCTCATCTTGTTTTACTGCCCCCCTCCTCTTTGATGCGTGACTTTACTTCCATCAAGGACATCAAAGCCTACACATCAACTCTGAATGTTCTCCCTTACcataaaatactgaaataa